A window of Rhinatrema bivittatum chromosome 2, aRhiBiv1.1, whole genome shotgun sequence contains these coding sequences:
- the LOC115086002 gene encoding oocyte zinc finger protein XlCOF6-like, whose amino-acid sequence MNHQRQQPIGGEISRRGRCLRKSKTHEVRQRESSSPSHVLLTREFPFLEKSAIAVKAQPRRPSLSLLTVWNRKETSHLSLTEVPVRLMDGFVGPGTSVLGSRPAGIQRSQSEAQTPRLQQYRKVMKTALGVLPSLEPDPSLVKAVADPPRSENVTGVAVSLFPDPLQPRTLDSLWMVLVRLEATLSSKLERIQGEISSLELRSVTQEKKISAHAKRLQALENKVPVMFEDLAVSFSQEEGGCLDEGHKELYSDVKENYEILSSVDNEFIQEEKREEKREEHPIILALISGNVCENLSQRADGGDTCQSQQELEKKQQDPARGSPDGVTACVRSDREVTEFPEQQRELRKVRPFQSTNHDQMTSDLHQREEKVKKSFHCDTCGKTFDRKCHLVLHQKTHTTERPFPCSQCGKCFKHKFTLKLHQRIHTQGNTFTCIKCKKKFSSRESLVIHQRTHTGQRPSHCPQDGESYSSEFSLLNHLKMETEERTFSCSESGENIIDKQDLIINPNSQKEEKLCMCTGDDRNLYQKENFTEQLKLQTGQRAISSNECNESLCEGKIFSGDRKNLTGGRPLSCIRSEKSFNVKADVAQEKKIPKVKSQLICTECGKRCRWKCDLIIHQRTHTGEKLFTCSECGKSFSRKEHLKFHQRIHTGEKPFTCSECGKSFSRKEHLKFHKRIHTGEKPFTCSECGKSFIKEVELKRHQIVHTGEKPFTCSECDKSFSRKEHLKFHQRIHTGEKPFTCSECDKSFKTKGELKIHQRIHTGEKPFTCSECGKSFRDQGNFKRHQKNHLHMRMVKV is encoded by the exons ATGAATCATCAGAGGCAGCAGCCAATCGGAGGTGAGATCAGCAGAAGGGGGCGGTGCCTGCGGAAGAGTAAGACGCACGAGGTCAGGCAGAGGGagagctcctccccctcccacgtGCTCCTAACCCgggaatttccttttcttgagaaATCAGCGATTGCAGTAAAAGCTCAGCCCCGCAGG CCCTCCCTGTCTCTGCTGACTGTATGGAATAGAAAGGAAACATCTCATCTGTCTCTTACGGAGGTTCCTGTCAGACTCATGGATGGTTTTGTTGGTCCTGGGACTTCAGTGCTGGGGTCCAGACCTGCCGGGATACAGCGGTCACAGTCTGAAGCTCAGACACCTCGCCTGCAGCAGTACAGGAAGGTTATGAAGACAGCACTGGGAGTTTTACCTTCATTAGAGCCTGATCCCTCCCTGGTGAAGGCTGTGGCTGATCCCCCAAGATCAGAAAATGTTACAGGGGTGGCTGTGTCCCTTTTCCCCGATCCACTGCAGCCCAGAACTTTGGACTCTTTGTGGATGGTTCTGGTGCGTCTGGAAGCGACACTTAGCAGCAAGTTGGAAAGGATTCAAGGGGAAATCTCCTCGCTGGAGCTGCGCTCAGTGACccaggagaagaaaatctctgCTCATGCTAAACGGCTGCAGGCGTTGGAGAACAAG gtgcctgTGATGTTTGAGGACctcgctgtctctttctcccaggaggaaggGGGATGTTTAGATGAAGGACATAAGGAGCTTTACAGTGatgtgaaggagaattatgagatccTGAGCTCTGTGG ACAATGAGTTCAtacaggaagagaagagggaggagaaaagagaagagcaCCCTATAATACTAGCACTTATATCAGGAAATGTCTGTGAGAATCTTTCCCAGAGGGCTGATGGGGGAGACACTTGCCAAAGTCAGCAGGAATTGGAGAAGAAGCAGCAAGACCCTGCAAGAGGCTCACCGGATGGAGTCACTGCATGTGTGAGAAGTGACAGGGAGGTCACAGAATTCCCTGAGCAGCAGAGAGAACTGAGAAAAGTGAGACCCTTCCAAAGTACTAACCatgatcaaatgacttctgacctccaccagagagaggagaaagtgaaaAAATCTTTTCACTGTGACACCTGTGGGAAAACCTTTGATAGGAAATGTCATTTAGTATTGCACCAGAAAACCCACACAACAGAAAGACCTTTTCCATGCTCTcagtgtggaaaatgtttcaaacatAAGTTTACCCTGAAATTACACCAGCGAATCCACACTCAAGGGAACACATTCACTTGTATTAAATGTAAGAAAAAGTTTTCTAGCAGGGAATCCTTAGTAATACACCAAAGAACACACACAGGACAGAGACCCTCTCATTGCCCTCAAGATGGGGAATCTTACAGCTCTGAGTTCTCTTTATTAAATCACCTGAAAATGGAGACAgaagagagaacattttcatgttctgaaagTGGGGAAAACATCATTGACAAGCAAGATTTAATAATAAACCCAAATtcccagaaagaagaaaaattatgCATGTGTACTGGTGATGACAGAAACTTATATCAGAAAGAAAACTTCACAGAACAACTAAAATTACAAACAGGACAGAGAGCAATTTCAAGTAATGAGTGCAATGAAAGCTTATGTGAGGGGAAAATCTTTTCAGGGGACAGAAAAAACCTTACTGGTgggagaccattgtcttgtattCGATCTGAAAAAAGCTTCAATGTGAAGGCAGATGTTGCACAAGAGAAGAAAATTCCCAAAGTAAAAAGCCAACttatatgtactgagtgtggtaaaaggtGCAGGTGGAAGTGTGACCTCATCATCCACCAGAGaacacacacaggagaaaaactatttacatgtagtgagtgtggtaaaagtttcagtcgGAAAGAACATCTCAAattccaccagagaatccacactggagagaagccatttacatgtagtgagtgtggtaaaagtttcagtcgGAAAGAACATCTCAAATTCCACaaaagaatccacactggagagaagccatttacatgtagtgagtgtggtaaaagtttcattAAGGAAGTCGAGTTAAAACGCCACCAGATAGTCCACACAGgagaaaagccatttacatgtagtgagtgtgataaaagtttcagtCGGAAAGAACATCTCAAattccaccagagaatccacactggagagaagccatttacatgtagtgaatgtgataaaagctttaaGACAAAAGGAGAACTGAAAatccatcagagaatccacacaggagagaagccatttacatgcagtgagtgtggtaaaagcttccgtGATCAAGGAAACTTCAaacgccaccagaaaaaccattTACATATGAGAATGGTAAAAGTTTAA